In Pseudothermotoga hypogea DSM 11164 = NBRC 106472, the following are encoded in one genomic region:
- a CDS encoding lysoplasmalogenase, translated as MVLRKLIVMLCLLSIYGLALVLRLPEFDRKNGIKEVFLHDHGDRIEYTIVFWDEDHPHTLTDLLYDLYRFYKWGRFYDIETFFLYPDRIHFPDDFCDSETYFQLENLHNQAELSLDQFEHFNGKPVVYISTWNHMFSNKPLRGVSYLSYKVEKTAFGTRNDAERKYSWRKNVKLKLTLWLFFASLGSMLTTILLKGRSKLCIVVKGLTTTLIATIAMLNAQGPEWLIFAGLIFSLMGDVFLEFDSLFFQGMLAFFTTHLLYSIAFFKLFGASAWWIFVLIYAVVLFQYVFLKNHLGKMKVPVLLYTVMIATMLSLSFAVLKHEIYYARTLIPIGAILFAFSDSYLAWDKFVKKLPMRNFVVLSAYFLGQLFIALSAVVI; from the coding sequence ATGGTTTTGAGAAAATTGATCGTCATGTTATGCTTGCTGTCGATCTACGGACTGGCTCTTGTACTACGCTTGCCAGAGTTCGACAGAAAGAACGGCATCAAGGAAGTTTTCCTCCACGATCACGGTGATAGGATCGAATACACGATCGTTTTCTGGGATGAAGACCATCCTCATACCTTGACGGATTTGCTGTACGATCTCTATCGGTTCTACAAGTGGGGCAGGTTCTACGATATAGAGACCTTCTTCCTCTACCCAGATCGAATTCATTTTCCCGACGACTTTTGTGACAGTGAAACTTACTTCCAGCTTGAAAACTTACACAATCAGGCGGAACTGTCGTTGGATCAGTTTGAACATTTCAACGGCAAGCCTGTGGTTTACATCAGCACATGGAACCACATGTTTTCAAACAAACCCTTGAGGGGTGTGAGCTATCTCAGTTACAAGGTTGAGAAGACTGCTTTCGGGACGAGGAACGATGCTGAACGAAAGTACAGTTGGAGGAAGAACGTGAAACTCAAGCTAACTCTGTGGTTGTTCTTTGCTTCTCTGGGTTCGATGTTGACCACGATCTTACTGAAGGGTCGTTCCAAATTGTGCATCGTTGTCAAAGGCCTCACAACGACTCTAATTGCAACCATCGCCATGCTCAACGCACAAGGACCAGAATGGCTCATCTTCGCAGGATTGATCTTCAGCTTGATGGGAGACGTCTTTCTGGAGTTCGATTCTCTTTTCTTTCAAGGCATGCTCGCGTTTTTCACGACACACCTACTCTATTCCATCGCCTTCTTTAAGCTCTTTGGAGCGAGCGCCTGGTGGATTTTCGTCCTCATTTACGCTGTCGTTCTGTTCCAGTACGTCTTTCTAAAAAACCATCTCGGAAAAATGAAGGTCCCCGTTCTGCTCTACACAGTCATGATAGCGACGATGCTTTCTTTGAGTTTTGCCGTGTTGAAGCATGAGATATACTACGCACGAACCTTGATTCCGATCGGTGCGATACTCTTCGCGTTCTCTGATTCGTATCTGGCTTGGGACAAGTTCGTCAAAAAGCTTCCAATGAGAAACTTCGTGGTGCTCTCCGCGTACTTTCTTGGTCAGCTTTTCATAGCCCTTTCAGCTGTCGTGATTTGA
- a CDS encoding pseudouridine synthase, producing MRLDRYLANSGVGTRNQVKKLIRNGHVSVNGKIVRDPSFKVKENDAVECLNQRVEPPTHIYLALYKPTGYVCDRVDDANIFDLIVHAKFRELHVAGRLDRDVEGLVILTTDGSFTHLLIDPKSRLEREYLVWVEGKIDDEMKHRVELGLELKQERFAPAKIEEVEEGLVRLVLTEGKYHEVKRIITAIGLRYKRIVRTRFENITLQGLTPGEYRQLKDEEIKAIVQVATKNRLKSRQLKGL from the coding sequence TTGAGGCTCGATAGGTACCTCGCGAACAGTGGTGTTGGGACAAGGAACCAGGTGAAAAAGCTCATAAGGAATGGACACGTTTCAGTGAACGGTAAGATCGTGCGAGATCCATCGTTCAAAGTGAAAGAGAACGATGCTGTGGAGTGTCTGAATCAGCGTGTGGAACCACCCACACATATCTATCTGGCGCTGTATAAACCGACCGGATACGTTTGCGACAGAGTGGACGACGCGAACATTTTCGACTTGATCGTTCATGCCAAATTTCGAGAGCTCCACGTGGCCGGAAGGTTGGATAGAGACGTCGAAGGTCTGGTTATCCTGACCACGGACGGTTCGTTTACTCACCTGTTGATCGATCCAAAGTCACGCTTAGAGCGAGAGTATCTAGTGTGGGTGGAGGGAAAGATCGACGATGAAATGAAGCACAGGGTGGAGCTCGGGCTCGAATTGAAACAAGAACGCTTTGCGCCTGCGAAGATCGAAGAGGTGGAAGAAGGACTCGTCAGACTTGTCCTTACCGAGGGAAAATACCACGAGGTGAAAAGAATCATCACAGCGATTGGTTTGAGGTACAAAAGGATCGTACGAACCAGGTTCGAAAACATCACCCTTCAGGGCCTCACACCCGGTGAATACAGACAACTAAAGGACGAGGAAATCAAAGCGATCGTTCAAGTCGCAACGAAGAACAGGCTCAAATCACGACAGCTGAAAGGGCTATGA
- a CDS encoding LTA synthase family protein yields MTKQSRYTLLLYVLINVKLFLFYLFTVGITRAQSYIVSILWCSMLWVIFITFIEKKQFVLYSVLSATFIVDYLYFQNFGTLPSIKQLLLLPQLPKVGSSIKYFLNPVSLSFVGDIPFLILLDRKFLKSLSDREKPSQKIVVVLVTLCLAFAFFPAFLQNLKPMQFFNRYGLVAYHLYDPVYLLAFEKQDFLAPPASTQSKPESNKKAFSAIAKDRNVIVIQFESLQNIFLQRSYDGQAITPNLNALLEKDSIYFSNYFQQTGTGNTADAEFVTLTSLHVPGNHPAYETYSDIELDGLIRLLKRAGYYTVAFHGNAESFWNRVQAYTHLGFDDFVSLEDLHQDEIVGMGLSDFSLYRQAVEVLKKLPQPFFAFVVTLSSHTPFILPQELKTLMLEPKHVNTLFGNYLQAINYADRAFGYFLQLLKESGLYEKSIIVVYGDHAGLYPFHKETKMLVSEWLNEEYDFLKALNVPLIVHVPGLGKSYEVKNVGGQVDFTPTILNMLGLKCDLELYVGKDLCNDESFVAFRHHLPDGSFFDGERLFVVSEEGTIRKSVGIDVKRNEPMPYYEFLDGYQRAIKQIEVSRHFLENLKSKGPGNLEAR; encoded by the coding sequence TTGACAAAGCAAAGCAGATACACTCTCCTTCTTTACGTGTTGATCAATGTGAAGCTCTTTCTGTTCTACCTTTTTACGGTGGGCATCACGCGCGCGCAGAGTTACATCGTAAGTATTCTATGGTGTTCTATGCTGTGGGTGATCTTCATCACCTTCATCGAAAAGAAGCAGTTTGTGCTGTACTCTGTTCTCTCAGCTACGTTCATTGTGGATTATCTTTACTTTCAAAACTTTGGAACCTTGCCTTCGATCAAGCAGTTACTCTTGCTTCCACAACTTCCGAAGGTTGGTTCCAGCATAAAGTACTTCCTGAACCCTGTTTCCCTATCCTTCGTTGGGGATATACCTTTTTTGATATTGCTGGACAGAAAATTTCTGAAGAGCCTTTCAGATCGGGAAAAACCGTCACAGAAAATCGTGGTCGTGCTTGTGACACTTTGTCTGGCCTTCGCTTTTTTTCCGGCCTTCCTTCAAAATTTGAAGCCCATGCAGTTTTTCAACAGATACGGCTTGGTCGCTTACCACCTCTACGATCCTGTGTATCTGCTGGCGTTCGAAAAACAAGACTTCTTGGCGCCCCCTGCGTCCACGCAGTCCAAACCCGAATCGAACAAGAAGGCTTTCTCGGCCATAGCCAAGGACAGGAACGTGATCGTGATTCAGTTCGAATCGCTTCAAAATATCTTTCTTCAAAGATCCTACGATGGTCAAGCCATAACGCCAAACTTGAACGCCCTGCTCGAGAAGGATTCCATCTATTTCAGCAATTACTTTCAGCAGACTGGGACGGGGAACACTGCGGACGCAGAGTTCGTCACTTTGACATCCTTGCACGTGCCGGGGAATCATCCTGCGTACGAAACCTACAGCGATATCGAGCTGGATGGACTAATTCGCTTGCTCAAGAGAGCCGGATATTATACGGTTGCGTTTCATGGGAACGCTGAAAGTTTTTGGAACAGGGTGCAAGCGTACACGCACTTAGGATTCGACGATTTCGTGAGTTTGGAGGACCTGCATCAGGATGAGATCGTGGGCATGGGATTGAGTGATTTTTCTTTATACAGGCAAGCGGTCGAAGTGCTGAAGAAGTTGCCTCAACCATTCTTTGCTTTCGTCGTAACTCTGTCGAGCCACACACCGTTTATACTGCCGCAAGAGCTGAAGACACTAATGCTGGAACCAAAACATGTAAACACACTGTTCGGAAACTACCTTCAGGCGATTAACTACGCAGACCGCGCGTTTGGATATTTTTTGCAACTCTTGAAAGAATCAGGACTGTACGAAAAATCAATCATCGTGGTGTACGGCGATCACGCCGGATTGTACCCCTTCCACAAGGAAACGAAGATGCTGGTCAGTGAGTGGCTGAACGAGGAATACGATTTTCTCAAGGCGTTGAACGTGCCCTTGATCGTTCATGTACCGGGACTCGGCAAGAGTTACGAAGTGAAAAACGTTGGCGGACAGGTGGATTTCACTCCCACCATTCTCAACATGCTCGGACTGAAGTGTGATTTGGAGCTGTACGTCGGCAAGGACCTGTGCAATGACGAAAGCTTTGTCGCGTTCAGACACCACCTTCCGGATGGTTCCTTCTTCGATGGAGAAAGGCTTTTTGTGGTGTCCGAGGAAGGCACGATAAGAAAGAGCGTTGGAATCGACGTCAAAAGGAACGAACCGATGCCTTACTACGAATTCCTCGATGGATACCAGCGGGCTATCAAACAGATCGAAGTTTCAAGACATTTCTTGGAAAACTTGAAATCGAAAGGACCGGGTAACCTTGAGGCTCGATAG
- a CDS encoding MATE family efflux transporter, whose translation METTHKSVATLLGDPKKAILRMSGPMMLAMLMQTLYNLVDAIWVAGLGPNALAAVGGFFPIFMIIISLAAGLGIGANAVVAQRIGARDKAGAENAAKTAVVLVILLGATMTLLSLIFIKPALILMGQSDDVLQLCLEYSYIILPFTIVFMLTNLANAILRAEGDAKRAMVVIVVGSILNMVLDPVLIYSFKLHVAGAAYATVISASVGLFMSIYWFLIRKSTYLSLSFDKRHLDLSFLWKILSIGIPASLAQLSMSVAIFILNRFASIAAGAKGLAVFTSAWRIINFGTIPMLGIAAAVTSVVGAAYGARDIDKLEKAQMYAIKLGLIIGICVMAIIQIFSKQIAFLFAYSSEGGVIFHDIVSALRALSLFLPGTPFGMFTSAMFQGIGHGVKSLVVTIFRTLIMQVFFCWLFVNVMKIGLEGVWWGIVIGNLTNAVVAFSWGKSIVRNLKRNKSL comes from the coding sequence ATGGAAACGACGCACAAAAGTGTCGCAACTCTGCTCGGAGATCCAAAGAAGGCCATACTGAGAATGTCAGGCCCCATGATGCTGGCCATGCTTATGCAAACTCTCTACAACCTTGTAGATGCGATCTGGGTTGCGGGGCTTGGACCGAACGCGCTCGCGGCGGTCGGAGGTTTCTTTCCGATCTTCATGATCATTATCTCTCTCGCAGCGGGTCTGGGAATAGGTGCGAACGCTGTGGTCGCCCAAAGGATCGGCGCCCGGGATAAAGCCGGGGCAGAAAATGCGGCGAAGACAGCCGTGGTGCTTGTGATCCTGCTTGGAGCAACCATGACTCTACTTTCCCTGATATTCATAAAACCTGCTCTGATTCTGATGGGGCAATCGGACGACGTACTTCAGCTCTGTTTAGAGTATTCCTACATAATACTGCCCTTCACGATCGTATTCATGCTGACGAACCTGGCCAACGCGATCCTCCGAGCCGAGGGCGACGCCAAGCGTGCCATGGTTGTGATCGTCGTCGGATCCATTCTGAACATGGTACTCGATCCGGTACTCATCTACTCTTTCAAACTGCACGTTGCTGGTGCAGCGTATGCGACTGTGATCTCTGCTTCGGTGGGGCTTTTCATGAGCATCTACTGGTTTCTGATTCGGAAAAGCACGTATTTGAGTCTCAGTTTTGACAAGCGTCACCTCGATCTGTCCTTCTTGTGGAAGATTCTCTCGATTGGAATTCCTGCATCTCTTGCTCAATTATCCATGTCCGTGGCGATCTTCATACTCAACAGATTTGCGTCCATCGCCGCTGGAGCGAAAGGGCTCGCCGTCTTCACGAGCGCCTGGAGGATCATCAACTTCGGTACCATTCCAATGCTTGGAATAGCTGCCGCCGTAACGTCCGTGGTTGGAGCAGCTTACGGAGCAAGAGACATCGACAAACTTGAAAAAGCGCAGATGTACGCAATCAAGCTTGGCTTGATCATAGGCATCTGTGTCATGGCGATAATACAGATTTTTTCAAAACAAATAGCCTTTCTGTTTGCCTATTCGAGCGAAGGTGGTGTCATATTCCACGACATTGTCAGTGCATTGAGAGCTCTCAGTCTTTTCTTACCGGGTACACCTTTCGGTATGTTCACATCGGCGATGTTTCAAGGTATTGGTCATGGAGTGAAGAGTCTGGTCGTTACCATATTCAGAACTCTCATAATGCAGGTGTTCTTCTGCTGGCTCTTCGTCAACGTCATGAAGATTGGATTGGAAGGCGTCTGGTGGGGCATCGTGATAGGAAATCTTACGAACGCTGTGGTCGCCTTCAGCTGGGGCAAGAGTATTGTTCGAAATCTCAAGCGAAACAAATCGCTATAA
- a CDS encoding peroxiredoxin: MLMVGSTAPDFTLKDQDGNLIQLSSLKGRKVLLSFHPLAWTSVCADQMKSLELAYEEFESLKVVPLGISVDPVPSKKAWADALGLKKLRILSDFWPHGEVAKAFGIFRDKDGFSERANVLIDEEGKVIWMKVYPIKQLPDVGEILSFLRSE; the protein is encoded by the coding sequence ATGTTGATGGTTGGTTCGACAGCACCCGACTTCACTCTGAAAGACCAGGATGGCAATCTGATTCAGCTCTCGAGTTTGAAAGGCAGGAAGGTGCTTCTGTCTTTTCATCCTTTGGCCTGGACATCAGTCTGTGCGGATCAGATGAAATCTTTGGAGCTCGCGTACGAAGAATTTGAGAGTTTGAAGGTCGTACCGCTTGGCATCAGTGTCGATCCTGTTCCAAGTAAGAAGGCTTGGGCTGACGCGCTGGGACTGAAAAAGCTGCGAATCCTTTCAGATTTCTGGCCACACGGAGAAGTTGCCAAAGCCTTCGGCATATTTCGAGACAAGGATGGCTTTTCCGAGAGGGCAAACGTGCTGATAGACGAAGAGGGCAAGGTTATCTGGATGAAAGTGTATCCGATCAAACAACTTCCCGATGTTGGCGAGATACTGAGTTTTCTCAGATCGGAATGA
- a CDS encoding sulfurtransferase TusA family protein: MNNNELVEFFKLLANQRRLEIQMLLNESCMTANEVAKSLKMDISTAFRYLDQMARKGLLRVIHTKDGDRFDLASEHIMHILEEASMLLKKPGIFSGNAVFHYSVDTKELPKPDIVLDVRGEMCPIPDLQTRNQLTKMQPGQILMVILDYPISKERILNHCKKQAYTVWIAEKGADCVLCIQKPIEYRKD, from the coding sequence TTGAATAACAACGAGTTGGTAGAATTCTTCAAACTGCTTGCAAATCAGAGACGACTCGAAATACAGATGCTCTTGAACGAAAGTTGCATGACAGCTAACGAGGTCGCGAAGAGTTTGAAGATGGACATCTCAACGGCTTTCAGATATCTCGATCAGATGGCTCGTAAGGGCCTTTTGAGGGTGATCCACACTAAGGACGGTGACAGATTTGACCTCGCCTCTGAACACATCATGCACATTCTCGAAGAAGCGTCGATGCTCTTGAAAAAACCCGGAATATTCAGCGGAAACGCAGTTTTTCATTACAGCGTCGATACGAAAGAACTGCCAAAACCAGACATCGTTTTAGACGTGCGTGGAGAAATGTGTCCTATACCCGATCTACAGACAAGGAACCAACTGACGAAAATGCAGCCAGGCCAGATACTCATGGTAATCCTGGATTATCCCATATCGAAAGAACGAATCTTGAATCACTGTAAAAAACAAGCTTACACAGTGTGGATTGCTGAAAAAGGTGCCGACTGCGTGCTCTGCATACAAAAACCTATCGAATATCGAAAAGATTGA
- the tusB gene encoding sulfurtransferase complex subunit TusB: MALIIVKYGPNNPAEKIKLETATENDDVVLLQNGVYWILQDVKKYTKANVYALRDDFLARGYDESDSSVPLISYAQLVELIEKHPKSIG, translated from the coding sequence GTGGCTTTGATCATTGTGAAGTATGGCCCAAACAACCCAGCAGAGAAAATAAAACTTGAAACTGCCACAGAAAACGACGACGTCGTGCTGCTGCAGAATGGTGTATACTGGATCTTGCAGGACGTAAAGAAATACACCAAAGCGAACGTTTACGCCTTGAGGGATGATTTCTTGGCTCGCGGCTATGATGAGTCAGATTCGAGCGTTCCACTGATAAGCTATGCACAATTAGTCGAGCTTATTGAAAAGCATCCCAAATCGATCGGTTAA
- a CDS encoding intracellular sulfur oxidation protein, which yields MKKLLFVAYQSPVGSIWVNEAFRTAFGMYGEDLEPAVLLLDEACVAVSKNTKPEMLGLLPLSICHRYIRNYGTPVYVVKEDLEKFRVKEIDENFAPKIINKDQLTELFQQFDHVIFM from the coding sequence ATGAAGAAGCTGTTGTTCGTGGCGTATCAATCTCCCGTGGGTAGTATATGGGTGAACGAAGCCTTCAGAACCGCATTTGGTATGTACGGTGAAGATTTGGAGCCCGCCGTGCTCTTGTTGGACGAGGCGTGCGTTGCGGTTTCTAAGAACACGAAGCCAGAAATGCTTGGTCTACTTCCACTTTCCATTTGCCACAGATACATAAGGAATTACGGCACGCCTGTTTATGTTGTGAAAGAAGATCTCGAAAAATTCAGGGTGAAAGAGATCGATGAAAACTTTGCACCAAAGATCATCAACAAAGATCAACTTACTGAGCTCTTCCAACAGTTCGATCACGTCATTTTCATGTGA
- a CDS encoding DsrE/DsrF/TusD sulfur relay family protein: MKITIQVMVPPYTYEDLDTALKIAEAAVEKGHEVNLFLFADSVLCINKNIKPLRVDRNIPSKIKDMIAAGKIKVDICGICMDYRGITAEMIVDGANPSGLPELAELLATSDRFINLMA, encoded by the coding sequence ATGAAGATAACGATCCAAGTGATGGTACCTCCTTACACGTACGAAGATTTGGACACGGCACTCAAGATAGCCGAAGCGGCAGTAGAAAAGGGACACGAAGTGAATCTGTTTCTTTTCGCGGACTCAGTGCTGTGCATCAACAAGAACATCAAACCATTGCGGGTAGATAGAAACATCCCCAGCAAGATCAAAGATATGATAGCTGCGGGTAAAATCAAAGTTGACATCTGCGGTATATGCATGGATTACAGGGGCATCACAGCAGAGATGATCGTGGACGGTGCAAATCCCAGCGGCTTACCAGAGCTCGCAGAGTTGCTCGCGACCAGCGATCGTTTCATAAACCTCATGGCTTGA
- a CDS encoding YeeE/YedE family protein: protein MIWTGLLIGIIFGVILQRGRICFNSAFRDVLIFKDNYLMKLAALAIALQSITLLLFAQMGVIKLAPMPLNWVGNIVGGYIFGLGMVLAGGCASGVTYRIGEGMTTSWLAGLIFGLTAQATSSGLFSNWRNWLTNFSVTVTPNSTVYAPKVGPSLATIFNVNPWIVTLIFAAILLWYAFGTKTSQRETKLNWIWAAILIAILQPIAWWASAATGRNYGLGITGGWTNILSVYTTNKQVNWIGAEVLGIIIGAMISAIAAKEFKLRMPRDPKTYLQVMVGGALMGFGAVTAGGCNIGHFLTGVPTLAISSILTSIFFILGNWTMAWLLFGRER from the coding sequence GTGATCTGGACCGGACTCTTGATAGGGATCATCTTCGGCGTGATCCTTCAAAGAGGTAGAATCTGTTTCAATTCAGCCTTCAGGGACGTTCTCATCTTCAAAGACAACTATCTCATGAAACTCGCCGCCTTGGCGATCGCTCTGCAGTCGATCACACTGTTGCTCTTCGCTCAGATGGGTGTTATAAAGCTTGCACCAATGCCTCTGAACTGGGTCGGTAACATCGTTGGTGGTTATATCTTCGGCCTTGGAATGGTCCTTGCCGGTGGTTGTGCCTCGGGTGTAACTTACAGAATCGGTGAGGGCATGACGACATCTTGGTTGGCAGGACTGATCTTCGGTCTGACCGCGCAGGCTACCAGTAGTGGCTTGTTCTCGAATTGGAGGAACTGGCTCACAAACTTCAGCGTGACGGTGACGCCCAACAGCACTGTTTATGCACCAAAAGTTGGGCCCAGTTTGGCCACGATCTTCAACGTGAATCCGTGGATCGTAACATTGATCTTTGCCGCAATCTTACTGTGGTATGCCTTTGGAACAAAGACGTCCCAGCGCGAGACAAAATTGAACTGGATTTGGGCCGCGATCTTGATCGCGATTCTTCAACCCATAGCTTGGTGGGCGAGTGCTGCGACTGGCAGAAACTACGGCTTGGGCATCACAGGTGGTTGGACAAACATACTGTCCGTCTACACCACCAACAAGCAAGTGAACTGGATCGGCGCCGAAGTGTTGGGTATCATCATTGGTGCGATGATTTCTGCTATCGCAGCGAAGGAGTTCAAGCTCCGCATGCCAAGAGATCCGAAGACTTATCTACAAGTCATGGTGGGCGGGGCACTCATGGGATTCGGCGCAGTAACCGCGGGTGGATGCAATATAGGCCATTTCTTGACTGGTGTTCCTACGCTTGCAATCTCGTCAATCTTGACCTCGATCTTCTTCATCCTTGGGAACTGGACAATGGCTTGGCTCTTGTTCGGTAGGGAGAGATGA
- a CDS encoding sulfurtransferase TusA family protein, with the protein MAKYQVSKSIDVRGEVCPIPDVETKRALKDMKPGEILEVWIDYPLSKERIPETVKKLGHEVLEIEEVGKSEWKIYIKVK; encoded by the coding sequence ATGGCGAAGTATCAGGTGAGCAAATCCATCGATGTTCGAGGAGAAGTCTGCCCAATACCGGACGTTGAGACGAAGAGAGCCCTCAAGGACATGAAGCCTGGAGAGATACTCGAGGTGTGGATCGACTATCCCCTCTCTAAGGAAAGGATCCCGGAGACAGTGAAGAAACTCGGCCATGAGGTTCTCGAGATCGAGGAAGTCGGCAAGAGTGAATGGAAGATATACATCAAAGTTAAGTGA
- the phoU gene encoding phosphate signaling complex protein PhoU, which translates to MTERTLHYEKEMLFLNSKLMEFVDGVEDFFEKTLYAVKSGDERIIAEIEQMDDYFDELDVQIQLTAFDVIAKYQPLAEDLRFVVAMIGLSIDLERIADECVNIARLSRQVQRSLESFSSWETLNQMMRIISVMLQQTVDAVKHKDLDLAIKVWKRDDEVDKLHNEGHDNLIDLACHETNPRMMRVYLEEAFLIRHLERIADHLTNICEKLYFMQTGEQLKKIMRPQH; encoded by the coding sequence GTGACAGAGAGGACTTTACATTACGAAAAAGAAATGCTCTTTCTGAACAGCAAACTCATGGAATTCGTCGACGGTGTAGAAGATTTCTTTGAAAAAACTCTCTACGCTGTTAAATCGGGCGATGAGAGGATCATTGCTGAGATAGAACAGATGGACGATTACTTCGATGAACTCGATGTGCAGATTCAGTTGACGGCCTTTGACGTGATCGCGAAGTATCAACCGCTCGCGGAAGATTTGAGGTTCGTCGTTGCGATGATAGGTCTCTCAATAGATTTGGAGAGGATTGCGGACGAATGTGTCAACATCGCGCGGTTGAGCCGACAGGTTCAAAGGAGTCTGGAAAGTTTCTCGAGTTGGGAGACCCTGAATCAGATGATGAGGATCATCAGCGTCATGCTTCAGCAGACAGTCGATGCGGTGAAACACAAGGATCTTGACCTTGCCATCAAGGTCTGGAAGAGAGACGATGAGGTTGACAAACTCCACAACGAAGGACACGACAACCTCATCGATTTGGCTTGCCACGAAACCAATCCAAGAATGATGAGAGTCTATCTGGAAGAAGCCTTCCTGATAAGACACCTCGAACGCATCGCGGACCATTTAACGAACATCTGCGAAAAGCTTTATTTCATGCAGACTGGAGAGCAACTCAAGAAAATCATGAGGCCCCAGCATTGA
- the pstB gene encoding phosphate ABC transporter ATP-binding protein PstB: protein MSEVVFEIKNLYAFYNDHCALQNVNLKIREKGITAIMGPSGCGKSTLLRCLNRLNDLIVGFSLKGQILFRGQDIYRIKDLTEYRRRVTMVFQKPNPFPMSIFDNIAYGLRIHGVTKKSILREKVEQALRMAALWDEVKDKLKKPAVQLSGGQQQRLCIARALAVEPEVLLLDEPTSALDPIATTKIERLLEELAQQYTVVIVTHSMGQALRISDEVVFLYEGRLIENGETSAIVKMPRHEVTKQFLTGKIG, encoded by the coding sequence GTGAGTGAAGTTGTGTTTGAGATAAAAAACCTATACGCTTTCTACAACGATCACTGTGCGTTGCAAAATGTGAACTTGAAAATAAGAGAGAAAGGCATAACTGCGATCATGGGGCCTTCTGGATGCGGAAAAAGCACGTTGCTCAGATGTTTGAACAGGCTCAACGATCTGATCGTTGGTTTCTCTCTGAAGGGACAGATTCTGTTCAGAGGACAGGACATATACCGGATCAAAGATCTCACAGAATACAGGAGAAGAGTTACCATGGTTTTTCAAAAACCAAACCCTTTCCCAATGTCGATCTTCGATAACATCGCGTACGGTTTGAGAATACACGGCGTTACAAAGAAAAGCATCTTGAGAGAGAAGGTTGAGCAAGCCTTGCGCATGGCGGCTCTGTGGGATGAAGTGAAGGATAAACTGAAAAAGCCTGCGGTTCAACTTTCGGGAGGTCAGCAACAGAGACTGTGCATCGCAAGGGCGTTGGCTGTGGAACCTGAAGTCTTGTTGCTGGATGAGCCCACCAGTGCGCTCGATCCGATAGCCACGACGAAGATCGAAAGGTTGCTCGAAGAACTCGCCCAGCAATACACTGTGGTCATAGTCACACACAGCATGGGACAGGCACTCAGGATAAGCGACGAGGTAGTGTTCCTCTACGAGGGTCGACTCATAGAAAACGGAGAGACGTCCGCCATCGTGAAGATGCCAAGGCACGAAGTCACGAAGCAATTCCTGACGGGTAAAATAGGCTGA